TGCACCGCGCCAACCGTGTCCGCGAGTGGGCTGCCGAAAACACCGAGAAGATCGAGCTGTTTTACCTGCCGCCGTATGCGCCGGAACTCAACCCCGACGAGTATCTGAACCGGGATCTGAAAACGTCGATACGCTCCGGGCCGATTGCCAGGACCGCCGCCGCACTTCTCGAGAAGGCGCGTACGTGCATGGAACGCATCGCTGCGATGCCGGATCGTGTGCGGTCGTATTTCAGCCATGAGTACGTTCGCTACGCTCAGTAATTTAGCTATTTGATTGCCGGGTTAATAGTTCCAAAGCGGAAAGCGGCGCAGCATTCGTAGACATTGATGACCTCGCCCGAAGACTCCTTCAACCTCCGAATGTCACCGACACTCGGATATAGCTTCAACACTCACTATAGGCCTGCATTCGCACCCGTCAGCGATCGCTTGAAAGAAATGCAAATATGTCTTGACTCTCAACAGGATGGGGCCACACTGGGGTTGCGTACTGCGGCGCACAATACAAGCCGGAAGACGAGGAGCGAAAACCCATACGCTGCTCCGCACCAGGCCAATTCACGCAGATATTCCCAAAAGGAAGACTCAATGCAATCGATCACCACTGAACAAGCGCGCAAGGTCGAGGCCTACACCAATACGGTCGGAGCGCTGTCGGAAATTGCCTTTTCCAACCTTGAGCGCCTGACCGCGTTGAACCAAGAGTTAGCCCGTGCCGCCCTTCACGAGTGCTTAGCAGCCTCCAACGATCTGCTGGCGGTCCGCAACATGAATGCGCTGCCGAAAATGCAGCACTCCGCGACGAATCCGGCCTTGGCGCAGTTTGCGGACTACATATACGGCGTTCAGAACATTGCGACCGAGTCGCAAAAACGGATAGGCAATGTGCTGAACGCCTATTTCGGAACGCTGGGCATGAGTTCAACCGCAGATGCAAACATCCAAGCCGGGTTCGACTTCCTGTCGAAACTCGCCGGACAGACAAGGGAAATGGTGGCTGCGAATGTCGAGGCAACGCGTGACGCAGGAAACAAGATCGCTACCGCCGTAACACCGTCCCCGAAGAAGGCAGCCTAACCCCCGCTGTTTCCCGAACCACAACACAAAGCCCCGCTGGTCGGGGTTTTTTCACGACAACACCGGCTCAACGCTCAGTCCACGAGGCGATTGCAAACGGGTCAGACGACAGTGCCGAACAGGGCACCGACCCCCGCAGTCATACCCATCGCCAGAGCCCCCCAGAAGCTCACCCGCCACGCTCCCGCCATCACCCCGGCGCCGCCGACGCGTGCCGCAGCTCCGCCCAAGGCGGCGAGAAAGACGAGCGATGTCCCCGCAACCCAGGGGATCAGACCCTGCGCAGGGGCCATCAGGCTCACGCCCAGCGGAAGCCCCGCCCCGAGCGCAAAGCTGGCAGCAGAGGCCAGAGCGGCCAGGACCGGGCGCGCCCCGAGCGTGTCGGTAACGCCGAGTTCGTCGCGCGCATGCGCGCCGAGCGCATCATGGGCCATCAGTTGCGCGGCAACCTGTTGCGCCAGGTCTGGATGAAGTCCCCGCGAAACATAAATCGACGCCAACTCCTGACGCTCTGCTGCCGGATCGGCCTCAAGTTCGGCACGTTCTCGCGCCAAATCGGCCTTCTCGGTGTCTGCTTGCGAATGCACGGACACGTACTCACCCGCGGCCATCGACATTGCGCCCGCCACGAGCCCGGCAACCCCCGCCACAAGGACACTCTCCCGGCTCGGCCCGGCCGCAGCAACGCCGACCAGCAGGCTGGCAGTGGAAACGATGCCATCATTGGCCCCAAGCACGCTCGCCCGCAGCCAGCCGATGCGATCGGTGCGATGTCGTTCAAGGTGTCGGGCAGTTGATTTCATGGGTGAAGTATTCGCAAAGTGGGCTTGGTCAGTCCTTCGGGAAATGCTTCATTGTGCGTGCAGACGCCCATCGTCATGAGACCATCGTCATTACCCTGCTGCGATGGATAGACCCGCTCTCACACCGTAGGCATGGTGGGCGAAACAATGGATCGTGTAGAAGCAGCCGCAAGTCATGCCATGCGCCCAGGCTGCGCCCCTCCCGCATCGGCGCTCCGATGCGGGCCGATGCAGGGGGCCACGACAGGGCAAGACTGGAGCACGACCCGGCCATCTGACACCGCTGGTGCCGCCTTGCGCCACAAATCCATCTCGACCCGATGCTCGCGCTGGTCGTCGGCCAGCGTGATCATGCTCTCAGGCAGTTCCACCCCATCGAGTTTCAAGCGCTGACGACCGCCCGCCAGATCGCCGCAGGCGGGGTGCTGCACGATGAGGATGTGATACACGGTGTGCCGATAACGGTAGTGGAGCCCGACCTTCGGCCACTCGCCCGGCAGGTTCGGTACGAGCCATAGGCGATCGCCTTCCACACGCAGCCCCAGTAGCGACTCCACCATCAGCCGGTACATCCAGCCGGCAGAACCGGTGTACCAAGTCCAGCCGCCACGCCCGGTATGCGGAGCGCGCGCATAGACGTCGGCAGCCACGACATAGGGCTCGGCCTTGTATCGGTCGATTGCCTGCGTCGAGTGCGCATGGCTCAACGGGTTGATCATTCGTAGCAGCTCCCATGCCCGCTCGCCCTCGCCGAGGGTGGCAAACGCCATTGCGGCCCAGATTGCACCGTGGGTGTATTGACCACCGTTTTCCCGCACCCCCGGCACGTAGCCACGGATGTACCCCGGATCAAGGCTCGAGGTGTCGAACGGAGGTTCGAGCAGTTGGATGAGGTTGTCCTCCCGCCGCACGAGGTGTTCATCGAGGGACTGCATGGCCCGCCGCGAACGTGCCTCGTCGGCCACGCCGGACAGCACCGACCAGCTCTGCGAGATGGAATCGATGCGGCACTCCGCACCCTGCGCCGAGCCCAGCACCGTGCCGTCGTCAAACCAGGCGCGACGGTACCAATCGCCGTCCCAGGCGTGGTGTTCGATGCGCTGGCGAAGCGCGGCCGCCTCGCTGCGGCACAAGTCGGCAAAAACGCGGTCGTCCCGAAGATCGGCAAGCTTGGTGAAGCGAAGCAGAACCTCGCAGAGGAAAAATCCCAACCACACACTCTCCCCCCGCCCCTGGATGCCGACGAGATTCATCCCGTCATTCCAGTCGCCCGAACCCATCAAGGGCAGACCGTGCTCGCCGAAGCGCAATGCGCGGCGGATGGCGCGCACGCAGTGCTCGTAAAGGCTGGCGTCCTCGCTTGAACGGCCGGGCAGGTCATAGTACGAATCCTCCTCGGGCCGGACCAGCCGCCCCTCCAGGAAGGGCTGCTGTACGTCGAGCACGCCGGTATCACCGCTGACGCTGACGTAGCGGCACACTGCCAGCGGTAGCCAAAGGTAGTCGTCCGAACACCTTGTGCGCACGCCGCGGCCAGCGGGCGGATGCCACCAGTGCTGCACGTCGCCCTCCGGGAACTGGCGGCTCGCGCATAACAGCAAGTGCGCGCGCACTCGCGCCGGTTCCGCGTGGACCAGCGCCATCGCGTCCTGCAACTGGTCGCGGAAACCAAAGGCACCGCCCGACTGGTAATAGCCGCTCCGTGCCCACATCCGGCACGCCAGGGTCTGGTAGATCAACCAGCCATTGGCGAGCACGTCGAACGCGGGGTCGGGGGTCTCGACCTGCACCGCGCCGAGGG
This genomic stretch from Thauera sp. GDN1 harbors:
- a CDS encoding phasin family protein, with amino-acid sequence MQSITTEQARKVEAYTNTVGALSEIAFSNLERLTALNQELARAALHECLAASNDLLAVRNMNALPKMQHSATNPALAQFADYIYGVQNIATESQKRIGNVLNAYFGTLGMSSTADANIQAGFDFLSKLAGQTREMVAANVEATRDAGNKIATAVTPSPKKAA
- a CDS encoding VIT family protein encodes the protein MKSTARHLERHRTDRIGWLRASVLGANDGIVSTASLLVGVAAAGPSRESVLVAGVAGLVAGAMSMAAGEYVSVHSQADTEKADLARERAELEADPAAERQELASIYVSRGLHPDLAQQVAAQLMAHDALGAHARDELGVTDTLGARPVLAALASAASFALGAGLPLGVSLMAPAQGLIPWVAGTSLVFLAALGGAAARVGGAGVMAGAWRVSFWGALAMGMTAGVGALFGTVV